The following proteins are co-located in the Hydrogenophaga sp. RAC07 genome:
- the nadB gene encoding L-aspartate oxidase, which yields MTDLHRFDVLIIGSGLAGLTAALHLSTTHRVAVVTKRALLDGSSNWAQGGIAAVLAEGDSLASHVDDTLVAGAGLCDLEATQFTVENAPAAIAWLQELGVPFSLEHGELHLTREGGHSHRRIVHAADATGAAVQATLIERVRNTPAIKVFEHHMLVDLITDRKLTGHDPARQVAERCFGAYVLDTVRDEVVTFSAAHTVLATGGAGKVYLYTTNPDTATGDGIAAGWRAGCQVGNMEFIQFHPTCLYHPHAKSYLITEAVRGEGGLLKLPPHLGSHRFMPDHDPRAELAPRDVVARAIDFEMKKHGLDCVYLDISHQPSEFLHEHFPNILARCAELGIDITKEPIPVVPAAHYTCGGIVTDLGGRTDIAGLYAVGETTCTGLHGANRLASNSLVECMVFAQGAVNAIRSVAVVDTPAMPLWDDSRVTDADEQVVISHNWDELRRFMWDYVGIVRTNKRLERAAHRISLLQSEIHEFYSQFHVTRDLLELRNLVQVADLIVMSAMLRHESRGLHFSRDYPDMLPVAKPTILVPPAR from the coding sequence ATGACCGACCTTCACCGCTTCGACGTCCTCATCATCGGCAGCGGCCTGGCCGGTCTGACCGCGGCGCTGCACCTGTCCACCACCCACCGCGTGGCCGTGGTCACCAAGCGCGCCCTGCTCGATGGTTCGAGCAACTGGGCGCAGGGCGGCATTGCGGCGGTGCTGGCCGAGGGCGACAGCCTGGCCTCGCATGTGGACGACACCCTGGTGGCCGGCGCCGGTCTGTGCGACCTGGAAGCCACGCAGTTCACGGTGGAAAACGCACCCGCGGCCATCGCCTGGCTGCAGGAACTCGGCGTGCCTTTTTCACTGGAACACGGCGAACTGCACCTCACGCGCGAAGGCGGCCACAGCCACCGGCGCATCGTGCACGCGGCCGACGCCACCGGCGCGGCGGTGCAGGCCACGCTCATCGAGCGCGTGCGCAACACGCCGGCCATCAAAGTCTTCGAGCACCACATGCTGGTGGACCTGATCACCGACCGCAAGCTGACCGGCCACGACCCGGCCCGTCAGGTGGCCGAGCGCTGCTTTGGCGCCTACGTGCTGGACACCGTGCGCGACGAGGTGGTGACCTTCAGCGCCGCCCACACCGTGCTGGCCACGGGCGGTGCGGGCAAGGTCTACCTCTACACCACCAACCCCGACACCGCCACCGGCGACGGCATCGCCGCGGGCTGGCGCGCGGGTTGCCAGGTCGGCAACATGGAGTTCATCCAGTTCCACCCGACCTGCCTGTACCACCCGCACGCCAAGAGCTACCTGATCACCGAGGCCGTGCGCGGCGAAGGCGGCCTGCTCAAGCTGCCGCCGCACCTGGGCAGCCACCGTTTCATGCCCGACCACGACCCACGCGCCGAACTGGCGCCGCGCGACGTGGTGGCGCGCGCGATCGACTTCGAGATGAAAAAGCACGGCCTGGACTGCGTGTACCTCGACATCTCCCATCAGCCTTCCGAGTTTCTGCACGAGCACTTTCCCAACATCCTGGCGCGCTGCGCCGAGCTGGGTATCGACATCACGAAAGAGCCGATCCCCGTGGTGCCGGCCGCGCACTACACCTGTGGCGGCATCGTGACCGACCTCGGTGGCCGCACCGACATCGCCGGTCTGTACGCGGTGGGTGAAACCACCTGCACCGGTCTGCACGGCGCCAACCGCCTGGCCAGCAACTCGCTGGTGGAGTGCATGGTGTTTGCCCAGGGTGCGGTGAACGCCATCCGTTCCGTGGCCGTGGTGGACACCCCCGCCATGCCGCTGTGGGACGACAGCCGCGTGACCGACGCCGACGAGCAGGTGGTGATCTCGCACAACTGGGACGAACTGCGCCGCTTCATGTGGGACTACGTGGGCATCGTTCGCACCAACAAACGCCTGGAACGTGCGGCCCACCGCATCTCGCTGCTGCAGTCGGAAATCCACGAGTTCTATTCGCAGTTCCACGTCACGCGCGACCTGCTGGAACTGCGCAACCTGGTGCAGGTGGCCGACCTGATCGTGATGTCGGCCATGCTGCGGCACGAGAGCCGCGGCCTGCACTTCAGCCGCGATTACCCGGACATGTTGCCGGTGGCGAAACCGACCATCCTCGTGCCGCCAGCGCGCTGA
- the nadA gene encoding quinolinate synthase NadA: MNTEATVIDVEYEQPACPTQHAWARVPVEPGPKQRAELKDKIRRLLKERNAVMVSHYYVHPDLQDLAIETGGIVSDSLEMARFGRDHAAQTLIVSGVRFMGETAKILSPEKTVLMPDLDANCSLDLGCPIDEFSAFCDAHPDRTVVVYANTSAAVKARSDWLVTSSCALDIVSALKDKGHKILWAPDKHLGGYIQRETGADMVMWGGACIVHDEFKAFELQALMKEHPQAKVLVHPESPADVIALADSVGSTSAILRAAREMDAPEFIVATDNGMMHMLRQQNPGKVFIEAPTAGNSATCKSCAHCPWMAMNGLAGVAQILEKGLNEIHVDPALIPRARLPIDRMLAFTGAQRSGQNPGALVPNIGAA, translated from the coding sequence ATGAACACCGAAGCCACCGTCATCGACGTCGAATACGAACAACCCGCCTGCCCCACGCAGCACGCCTGGGCGCGTGTGCCGGTGGAGCCTGGTCCCAAACAGCGCGCGGAGTTGAAGGACAAGATCCGCCGCCTGCTGAAGGAACGCAACGCGGTGATGGTGTCGCACTACTACGTGCACCCTGATCTGCAGGACCTGGCCATCGAGACCGGCGGCATCGTGAGCGACTCGCTGGAGATGGCGCGCTTCGGCCGCGACCACGCAGCGCAGACACTGATCGTCTCGGGCGTGCGCTTCATGGGTGAGACCGCGAAGATCCTGAGCCCCGAAAAAACCGTGCTCATGCCGGACCTGGATGCGAACTGCTCGCTCGACCTGGGCTGTCCCATCGACGAGTTCAGCGCCTTCTGCGATGCGCACCCCGACCGCACGGTGGTGGTGTATGCCAACACCAGCGCGGCGGTGAAGGCGCGTTCGGACTGGCTGGTCACGTCGAGCTGTGCGCTGGACATCGTCAGCGCACTCAAGGACAAGGGCCACAAGATCCTGTGGGCGCCCGACAAGCACCTGGGCGGCTACATCCAGCGCGAGACTGGCGCGGACATGGTGATGTGGGGCGGCGCCTGCATCGTGCACGACGAGTTCAAGGCCTTCGAGCTGCAGGCGCTGATGAAGGAACACCCGCAGGCCAAGGTGCTGGTGCACCCGGAGAGCCCGGCCGACGTGATCGCGCTGGCCGACTCGGTGGGTTCGACCTCGGCCATCCTGCGCGCGGCGCGCGAGATGGACGCGCCGGAGTTCATCGTGGCCACCGACAACGGCATGATGCACATGCTGCGCCAGCAGAACCCGGGCAAGGTGTTCATCGAAGCGCCGACCGCCGGCAACAGCGCCACCTGCAAGAGCTGCGCGCACTGCCCCTGGATGGCGATGAACGGCCTGGCGGGTGTGGCTCAGATTCTGGAGAAGGGCCTCAACGAGATCCACGTCGACCCGGCGCTGATCCCCCGGGCGCGCTTGCCGATTGATCGCATGCTGGCGTTCACCGGTGCGCAGCGCAGCGGTCAGAACCCCGGTGCGCTGGTGCCCAACATCGGCGCTGCCTGA
- the nadC gene encoding carboxylating nicotinate-nucleotide diphosphorylase, giving the protein MKHLSEFTLVDLQKVASCDVALALAEDVGAGDLTAALVNADQAARARIVARESAVICGTPWVEAAVRELDPQARLTWHVGEGQRCAVDQTVLTIEGRAQALLTAERTALNFLQLLSAVATKTAVFVEAVAGTRAQIVDTRKTLPGLRLAQKYAVTTGGGVNHRIGLYDAVLIKENHIAAAGGVAQVLQRVRDTAPQARFVEIEVETLAQLDEALACGATMVLLDNMDIPTLQEAVKRNAGRAVLEISGGVNLQTVRALAETGVDRISIGALTKDVKAIDFSMRFEAL; this is encoded by the coding sequence ATGAAACACCTCTCTGAATTCACCCTTGTCGACCTGCAGAAAGTGGCCAGTTGCGATGTGGCGCTGGCGTTGGCGGAAGACGTGGGCGCGGGCGATCTGACCGCCGCGCTCGTGAACGCCGACCAGGCGGCGCGAGCACGCATCGTGGCGCGCGAGTCGGCGGTGATCTGCGGCACGCCATGGGTCGAGGCGGCGGTGCGGGAGCTCGATCCGCAGGCCCGGCTGACCTGGCATGTGGGCGAAGGCCAGCGCTGCGCGGTCGACCAGACCGTGCTCACCATCGAAGGCCGTGCGCAGGCGTTGCTCACAGCCGAACGCACGGCGCTCAATTTCCTGCAACTGCTCTCGGCCGTGGCCACCAAGACCGCGGTGTTTGTGGAAGCGGTGGCCGGCACGCGCGCGCAGATCGTGGACACGCGAAAGACCTTGCCGGGGCTGCGGCTGGCGCAGAAATACGCGGTGACCACCGGCGGCGGAGTGAATCACCGCATCGGACTGTATGACGCGGTGCTGATCAAGGAGAACCACATTGCCGCGGCCGGTGGCGTGGCCCAGGTGCTGCAGCGCGTGCGCGATACCGCCCCCCAGGCGCGCTTTGTCGAGATTGAAGTGGAGACCCTGGCCCAGCTCGACGAGGCCCTGGCCTGTGGTGCCACCATGGTCTTGCTGGACAACATGGACATCCCCACCTTGCAGGAAGCGGTCAAACGCAATGCCGGCCGCGCGGTGCTGGAAATTTCAGGCGGCGTGAACCTGCAGACCGTGCGTGCACTGGCCGAGACCGGCGTGGACCGCATCTCCATCGGGGCCCTCACCAAAGACGTGAAAGCCATCGATTTCTCCATGCGATTCGAGGCCCTTTGA